AGAAGTtatgacaaaaaatatatatccacTTTGCAGCTTTCTTGCAGAATCTCTGCAGAGAGGTTTGGGGCTTGAAGGTAAAGTAATGACCTCAATATCTGGAGAGAGGATTTACGACAGGAAACATTACCCACATAGCTCGTTGTCTGAAAATGTCTCTATTTACATGATGAAGCTTTATTAACACCATGGCCTGATTCATGACAATATGTCACACATACTACACTGTTTGAAGGTTGTGATATTAACTATGCTGTGCATTTTCTACACACTTTTTTACAGGCGGGAGGTGAGATTGACGTTCCTGAtcagagaaggcagagagagagagagacagagagagagagagagagagagagagagagagagagagagagagagagggagagagagagagagagagagagagagagagagagagagagagagagaaagagcgagcgagcgagaaagagagcgagaaagagacagacacagagggagcgagggggagaaagagaaagtgagacagaggaaaaaaaaaattccGTCAAGATGGACTCCTGGGTCTTCCCCTCCTCGCCCCCCAACCTGTCAGAGCCGCTGATGTACGACGGCTTCAACGACTCAGACCCTCCGGGGAACTACACGGACCACACCTTCAACCACACCAGCACGGTGGTCATCACCTTCTTGTACTTCGTGGTGTGCGCCGTGGGGCTCGGCGGCAACGCCCTGGTCATCTACGTGATCCTCCGCTACGCCAAGATGAAGACCGTCACCAACATCTACATCCTCAACCTGGCAGTGGCCGACGTGCTCTTCATGATGGGCCTCCCCTTCATCGCCATCCAGCTGGCCCTGGTCCACTGGCCCTTCGGCCCGGTCCTCTGCCGCGTGGTCATGACGGTGGACTCCCTCAACCAGTTCACCTCCATCTTCTGCCTCATGGTCATGTCCATTGACCGCTATCTGGCCGTGGTCCACCCCATCAAGTCCACCAAGTGGCGCAAGCCGCGCATGGCCAAGACCATCAACCTGACGGTGTGGGGAGTGTCCCTGCTGGTCAACCTGCCCATCGTCATCTACAGCGGCCTGATCACCAAGCACGACGGCTGCTTCTGCACCATCGTGTGGCCCGAGCCGCAGGAGGCCTACTACACGGCCTTCATGTTCTACACCTTCATCCTGGGCTTCTTCCTGCCCCTCATGGTCATCTGCCTGTGCTACCTGCTCATCATCATCAAGGTCAAGTCTTCCGGCCTCCGCGTGGGCTCCACCAAAAGGAAGCGCTCGGAGAGGAAGGTGACCCGGATGGTGTCCATCGTGGTGGCCGTGTTCGTCTTCTGCTGGCTGCCCTTCTACGTCTTCAACGTGACCTCGGTGACGGGCACCATCAGCACCACGCCGGTGTTGAGGAGCACCTTCGCCTTCGTGGTGGTGCTGGGCTACGCCAACTCCTGCGCAAACCCCATCCTCTACGCCTTCCTGTCGGAGAACTTCAAGAAGAGCTTCCAGAACGTCCTCTGCCTGAAGCAGGTGGGGGGGCTGGATGAGATGGAGCGCAGCGACAGCAGGCACGATAAGTCGCGGATGATGAACGACCCCACGGAGACTCAGAGCACTCTGCTGAACGGAGATCTGCAGACCAGCATCTGACGACATCCGGGGCGCTCCTTCGTTCGCCCTTCGCGAGCTCGCGGAACGCGCTGGCAAAAAGCCGAGACAACGCCTTCGCTCTTCACACTCCTGCGCGCTCTttcacacgtacagtacacatgcacactcccgcatcgcaaacacacaaagatacacacatacagtacacagacaaactatatacacacacacacacacacgtgggatAGTTCATCCATTTAATTTCGTCTTTCTGTGAACTCAAACCATGGACAGAATGCTTTGCGCATACCGAATCACAGTACTGCCACGCGAGGCCCTGTTTTCAATTTTGATTGGAAAAGAAGATTTCGTTATGGAAgataaaaccataaaaccttTGTTTTCTTTGGAAATGAACACAGATTGTTTTCCACAAGCAAACAGTGAAATGATTAGGGGATTCCCCTTTCACTGTGATGTTTATATACTAAATACAGTAACTGTGAGCTGAACATGTTCTCATTGACAGTAGGATGAAGACTGGACCAGAATGACACCGTCACCGCAAAGGATGCACCCTGAAGATACAGAACTCAACCATCTCAGagccaagcacatacacacatgagcgcacacacacacatacgcacgcacacgaGTGTGCTCAGATATTGGCTTCTAAGATAAGAGGAAATGAACACATTGTTACTGTACTTGACCTTAATGTTTAATGCTTTACCTAGCATGACCTAATGAATGTGAATGAGTCTCATACCACAATGGGCGAGCGAACCTTCAGCCGGTCACTCACTAATGagctgagtgagagagtgagtgattgATTACCTCCTGTAAACTGTTTCAGACATTGTGGTGTCTGATCTACATCCATCCCCTGATTGCCTGTCAGATCTAAGAAGATAGCTCATTTACTTTCACTGAAGTATACTTGTAAGATATAGAATGCTATTTCATTATGGGATGGTATTGCCATGGTATTGACCAGGCTGACAACTAACCAAACTGCTGCTAGACTGTATGAGTTGGGGCTTGATTGCATCCTATCGTCATGTCATAGTTGTGTTCTGGTGTTCCGAAAAATAGATTTATTACATTCTGTATGTTTAGGTCCAgtttcaaatgtgttttttttttaattaattccTTGACGTCTAAAATTATAATTTTGTATTGGATGTATGACATACTTGTGTTTGCTACTAATATATTTTCGCTACTGAATACTGCCATTCTGATTTCATTGCTACCCTGCCCACTTTCAGACCCGTATGTACGTACGGCACACAGAGTATAGGAACAGTGAGGGGCCGAGGGATGCCACACAGCAGTTCTGCATGCTTTTAACTGTATATAACCATCAGCTGAGTAACACTACCATTTCAGATCTCTTGCAATGCAAAGTGCAGACATCCTTAATGTATGAACACCTTTCCTTGCATATGAGTATATACATTTAAGTACATAAATCATGTGACAGGACCTCCGCTCTAACCTGCAGGCATGCAGAGCAGCGCCCCCTAGATGTGGGGGGTCCTCCCTGCAGCCAGAGAGATGTGAATTTGAGAAGGGCTAGAACACATACCCCTATGTGGGGTTCAGTGTTCCTTCAAATCCGCACCATGGCtccattcagtccatcatgactCTTATGACTCTCCCTGGATCTCTCCAGGAGAGACTGGCCACCTGGCCTGGTGTAGTGGggtggcctggcctggtgtAGTGGggtggcctggcctggtgtAGTGGggtggcctggcctggtgtAGTGgggtggcctggcctggcctggtgtaGTGGggtggcctggcctggtgtAGTGGggtggcctggcctggtgtAGTGGggtggcctggcctggtgtAGTGGGatggcctggcctggtgtaGTGGggtggcctggcctggtgtAGTGGggtggcctggcctggtgtAGTGGggtggcctggcctggtgtAGTGGggtggcctggcctggtgtAGTGgggtggcctggcctggcctggtgtaGTGgggtggcctggcctggcctggtgtaGTGGggtggcctggcctggtgtAGTGGggtggcctggcctggtgtAGTGGggtggcctggcctggtgtAGTGGggtggcctggcctggtgtAGTGGGCTGCAGGAGTCTCTGTACAGTTAAGAGTCAAAGGCTTGCGCTTGTGTGTGGGCTGTTACCCAGGGAGTCATGGATCTGATGTGCCTTTGACCCTGTGCTGGCCCTCCAGACACactcgttgtgtgtgtgtgtgtgtgtgtgtgtgtgtgtgtcccgtgaACAAGCCTCACCCCCCTTAGAGCCAATTATGTGAGAGAGCGGCCCAATCGTGACTCATCATTCTGATTACATATACTATttccaaaaaagaaagaaaagaggaaaaataACGTTCCTGCTTGTACATATTCGTGGTACTCGT
Above is a window of Hypomesus transpacificus isolate Combined female chromosome 17, fHypTra1, whole genome shotgun sequence DNA encoding:
- the LOC124479776 gene encoding somatostatin receptor type 2-like: MDSWVFPSSPPNLSEPLMYDGFNDSDPPGNYTDHTFNHTSTVVITFLYFVVCAVGLGGNALVIYVILRYAKMKTVTNIYILNLAVADVLFMMGLPFIAIQLALVHWPFGPVLCRVVMTVDSLNQFTSIFCLMVMSIDRYLAVVHPIKSTKWRKPRMAKTINLTVWGVSLLVNLPIVIYSGLITKHDGCFCTIVWPEPQEAYYTAFMFYTFILGFFLPLMVICLCYLLIIIKVKSSGLRVGSTKRKRSERKVTRMVSIVVAVFVFCWLPFYVFNVTSVTGTISTTPVLRSTFAFVVVLGYANSCANPILYAFLSENFKKSFQNVLCLKQVGGLDEMERSDSRHDKSRMMNDPTETQSTLLNGDLQTSI